One window from the genome of Yarrowia lipolytica chromosome 1B, complete sequence encodes:
- a CDS encoding uncharacterized protein (Compare to YALI0B20460g, similar to uniprot|Q9USP9 Schizosaccharomyces pombe Hypothetical coiled-coil protein with RNA recognition motif), which translates to MIPENEQPQLKQWALQQLENLSDADTSILGDYVIALANYDMPKSELAEMCRSQLSEFLHGNTDAFVEALMHAIETKSYMQEPLQQPQQQQQQPQQQQQFPQQQQQGQFPTPPPFPPGFDFAQMQQMGFPMPGMNVPLPSHQGFISGQQKRYNNNNNGGNKRGMSAISTPHSSTEYNRKLVVEKIPDDYCSEQAVRDFFSKFGTLNSVKVNFAGKLAEIEFSTTAEAKNAYKSPETIFDNRFVKVYWRKTDDETPENEVAEQQRLQEERQAAFEEKEQRRKEHLEKMTGILAQKKQLLEMQIEQQELLAKMGQPVTQDVEDLRNQLAEILEHEKDPTKVFKSTSAASSFAPRGRGGFRGRGARGRGAFRGRGGYHPYGAPPARENVDRTKFSLDLRPKDVLISPVTADKQEHIRAHLVSVGEYSNVAQASGDSVVVSFPDRRAAEKFFYGSADIPDVGKVDKQWFKQVKKDGEGSEVKTEDVKMEEN; encoded by the coding sequence TGCAACAGCTCGAGAACCTGAGTGATGCCGACACGTCGATTCTTGGCGACTACGTGATCGCCCTCGCCAACTACGACATGCCCAAGTCGGAGCTTGCGGAAATGTGCAGATCCCAGTTGTCGGAGTTTTTGCATGGCAATACGGACGCCTTTGTCGAGGCTCTAATGCACGCTATTGAGACCAAAAGTTATATGCAAGAGCCcctccagcagccacagcaacagcaacaacagccgcagcagcagcagcagttcccacagcagcagcaacaaggtCAGTTCCCTACACCACCTCCGTTTCCTCCGGGATTCGACTTTGCACAGATGCAACAGATGGGATTTCCCATGCCTGGTATGAACGTGCCGTTGCCCAGCCACCAGGGATTCATTTCCGGCCAGCAGAAGCGATAcaacaataacaacaaTGGAGGAAACAAGCGGGGCATGAGCGCAATCTCCACACCTCATTCGTCGACAGAGTACAACAGAAAGCTTGTGGTGGAAAAGATCCCCGACGACTACTGTTCTGAGCAGGCCGTGCGAGACTTCTTCTCAAAGTTTGGAACTCTCAACTCGGTCAAGGTGAATTTTGCCGGTAAGCTGGCAGAGATCGAGTTCTCGACCACAGCCGAGGCTAAGAACGCGTACAAGTCGCCTGAGACTATTTTTGACAACCGTTTTGTCAAGGTGTACTGGCGCAAGACTGACGACGAGACTCCTGAGAACGAGGTCgcagagcagcagagacTGCAGGAGGAGCGACAGGCTGCgtttgaggagaaggagcagcgTCGAAAGGAGCatttggagaagatgaccGGAATtctggcccagaagaaACAGCTGTTGGAAATGcagattgagcagcaggaacTTCTCGCGAAGATGGGACAGCCCGTTACCCAGGACGTGGAAGATCTTCGAAACCAGCTGGCAGAGATTCTGGAGCATGAGAAGGACCCCACCAAGGTCTTCAAGTCCACCTCAGCGGCTTCGTCGTTTGCTCctcgaggaagaggaggcttcagaggtcgaggagctcgaggtAGAGGTGCCttccgaggccgaggaggttaCCACCCTTATGGAGCTCCACCTGCACGAGAAAACGTGGATAGAACCAAGTTTTCTCTCGATCTGCGACCCAAGGACGTTTTAATCTCTCCTGTCACGGCGGACAAGCAGGAACACATTCGAGCCCACCTGGTGAGTGTTGGAGAGTACTCCAATGTTGCCCAAGCAAGTGGAGACTCTGTGGTGGTCAGCTTTCCCGACAGAAGAGCCGCTGAGAAGTTCTTCTACGGCTCTGCTGATATTCCGGACGTTGGAAAGGTGGACAAGCAGTGGTTTAAgcaggtcaagaaggatggTGAGGGGTCTGAGGTCAAGACGGAGGAcgtgaagatggaggagaacTAA
- a CDS encoding uncharacterized protein (Compare to YALI0B20482g, highly similar to uniprot|P50085 Saccharomyces cerevisiae YGR231c PHB2 Prohibitin P2.384.f2.1), whose translation MNNPNWKKFSNQLNQLQRQAQKGAGGAGGPKFVGVGGLVVLAIAAATINSSLFNVDGGSRAIMYNRIGGISPRIYPEGTHIAIPWFQSPIIYDVRAKPRNVASLTGTKDLQMVNITCRVLSRPSISALPTIYQTLGKDYDERVLPSLVNEVLKSVVAQFNASQLITQRERVSRLVKEQLIKRASKFNILLDDVSLTYMTFSPEFTAAVEAKQIAQQEAQRAAFIVDRARQEKQGAIVKAQGEARSAELIGDAIKKSKDYVELKRLDTAREIAHVLAKSGNKIMLDNDSLLLNVANDFRSKK comes from the coding sequence atgAACAACCCCAACTGGAAAAAATTCAGCAACCAGCTCAACCAGCTGCAGCGACAGGCCCAGAAGGGTGCCGGAGGTGCCGGAGGCCCCAAGTTTGTCGGCGTCGGAGGCCTGGTCGTTCTGGCAATTGCTGCCGCCACCATCAACTCGTCTCTTTTCAACGTGGATGGTGGTTCTCGAGCCATCATGTACAACCGAATCGGCGGTATCTCTCCCCGAATTTACCCCGAGGGAACCCACATTGCCATTCCCTGGTTCCAGAGCCCCATCATCTACGACGTGCGAGCCAAGCCTCGAAATGTGGCTTCTCTGACCGGTACCAAGGATTTGCAGATGGTCAACATCACCTGCCGAGTGCTGTCTCGACCCAGCATCTCGGCTCTGCCTACTATCTACCAGACCCTTGGCAAGGACTACGACGAGCGAGTTCTGCCCTCTCTGGTCAACGAGGTGCTCAAGTCTGTGGTGGCCCAATTCAACGCCTCCCAGCTGATCACCCAGCGAGAGCGAGTCTCCCGGTTGGTCAAGGAGCAACTCATCAAGCGAGCCTCCAAGTTCAACATCCTGCTGGATGACGTGTCACTCACATACATGACCTTCTCGCCCGAGTTCACCGCCGCCGTCGAGGCCAAGCAGATTGCCCAGCAGGAGGCCCAGCGAGCCGCCTTCATTGTCGACCGAGCTCGACAGGAGAAGCAGGGAGCCATTGTCAAGGCCCAGGGAGAGGCCCGATCCGCCGAGCTGATTGGTGATGCCATCAAGAAGTCCAAGGACTACGTTGAGCTCAAACGTCTGGATACCGCCCGAGAGATTGCCCACGTGCTTGCCAAGTCCGGCAACAAGATCATGCTGGATAACGACTCTCTGCTTCTCAACGTGGCTAACGATTTTAGATCGAAGAAGTAA
- a CDS encoding uncharacterized protein (Compare to YALI0B20504g, similar to Saccharomyces cerevisiae RPS19B (YNL302C) and RPS19A (YOL121C); ancestral locus Anc_3.51, similar to uniprot|P07280 Saccharomyces cerevisiae YOL121c RP55A 40S small subunit ribosomal protein S19 or uniprot|P07281 Saccharomyces cerevisiae YNL302c RP55B 40S small subunit ribosomal protein S19), protein MGKGLKALDVPAQKFIEAYASFLKRQGKLEVPGYVEIVKTSAGNELPPQDAEGWFYMRAASIARHIYLRKEVGVGKLNKLYGGAINRGQRPSHHKDASGSVNRRALQALEKLGVLEAGLKGGRRISENGQRDLDRIAAQTLEEEEDDE, encoded by the exons ATGGGGAAAGGTCTGAAAGCACT AGACGTTCCCGCTCAGAAGTTCATTGAGGCTTACGCTTCTTTCCTCAAGCGACAGGGTAAGCTTGAGGTCCCCGGCTACGTTGAGATCGTCAAGACCTCTGCCGGCAACGAGCTCCCTCCCCAGGATGCTGAGGGATGGTTCTACATGCGAGCTGCCTCCATTGCCCGACACATCTACCTGCGAAAGGAGGTTGGTGTTggcaagctcaacaagctctACGGTGGTGCTATCAACCGTGGCCAGCGACCTTCTCACCACAAGGACGCCTCCGGCTCCGTCAACCGACGTGCTCTGCAGGCTCTTGAGAAGCTTGGTGTCCTTGAGGCCGGTCTCAAGGGTGGCCGACGAATCTCCGAGAACGGACAGCGAGATCTTGACCGAATCGCCGCCCAGactctcgaggaggaggaggatgacgagTAA
- a CDS encoding uncharacterized protein (Compare to YALI0B20526g, similar to uniprot|Q00663 Candida tropicalis Candidapepsin precursor (EC 3.4.23.24)), translating to MSTMHFSTTLLASFLALVAAAPSNPKYLTFPITRHHNDSDFVQQHHHLLTRQAPIPVDILNKGAYYSIALNLGTPAQDFNLLLDTGSSDLWVYNITDTTDCNNNQCDVTGQFDGSASSTYNFLSDDYFIQYVSGNASGNWGTDTLTLGSVSLTDFQFACASNAAGNTGILGISVQGQESVGRYGSEYPNFPVALQNAGYIDRQVYSLYLNNADSSDGTFLIGGIDTAKYSGSLTVLPLTQQDALQISYNSITYDGAQVGGSGQAVLDSGTSLTYIPDAAYQALATKLGLSSSPDPISGLIDIPCDSDVSVEFNFDGVIITATSEQIVLSTGGSTCGFGIQSNANSQGNTLFGDTFLRNAYVVYDLQDSQIGLAQAVYTSASNIQAQNGPLSN from the coding sequence ATGTCCACCATGCACTTCTCCACTACCCTTCTCGCTTCTTTCCTCGCTCttgtcgctgctgctccaaGCAACCCGAAGTACCTGACCTTCCCCATCACCAGGCACCACAATGACTCTGACTTtgtgcagcagcaccaccaTCTGCTGACCCGTCAGGCCCCCATACCCGTCGACATCCTCAACAAAGGAGCATACTATTCAATTGCCCTTAATCTGGGTACTCCTGCCCAGGACTTCAACCTGCTACTGGATACTGGATCCTCCGATCTGTGGGTCTACAACATTACTGACACCACTGACTGCAACAACAACCAGTGTGATGTCACCGGTCAGTTTGATGGGTCCGCGTCCTCCACCTACAACTTCCTCAGCGATGACTACTTCATCCAGTACGTGTCTGGAAACGCCTCTGGAAACTGGGGAACCGACACTCTTACTCTCGGAAGTGTTTCACTAACAGACTTCCAGTTTGCCTGCGCCAGCAACGCTGCCGGAAACACCGGTATACTGGGTATCTCAGTCCAGGGTCAGGAGTCTGTCGGACGGTACGGATCGGAGTACCCCAACTTCCCCGTTGCCCTGCAGAACGCCGGATACATTGATCGACAGGTCTACTCTCTGTACTTGAACAACGCCGACTCTTCTGACGGAACATTCCTCATTGGTGGTATCGACACAGCCAAATACAGTGGAAGTCTCACAGTTCTACCACTTACCCAACAGGATGCTCTCCAGATCTCCTACAACAGCATCACCTACGATGGTGCTCAGGTCGGAGGCTCAGGTCAGGCTGTTCTCGACTCTGGAACTTCCCTTACTTACATCCCCGATGCTGCTTACCAGGCCCTGGCCACCAAGCTGGgtctctcttcttcccccGACCCTATCAGCGGTCTCATTGACATTCCCTGCGACTCAGACGTGTCTGTCGAGTTTAACTTCGACGGAGTGATCATCACTGCCACTTCCGAGCAGATTGTTCTTTCCACTGGAGGTTCTACCTGTGGCTTTGGAATCCAGTCCAACGCCAACTCTCAGGGAAACACCCTCTTTGGTGACACCTTCCTGAGAAATGCCTATGTGGTCTACGATCTCCAGGACTCCCAAATTGGTCTTGCCCAGGCCGTCTACACCTCTGCCTCTAACATCCAGGCTCAAAATGGCCCTCTCTCCAACTAG
- a CDS encoding uncharacterized protein (Converted to coding from non-coding YALI0B20548g, highly similar to uniprot|Q6C9E1 Yarrowia lipolytica YALI0D11924g), protein MTSGYTFLVEDDDLLRVPQPMVLVVDLDNRRVLHIAETRDVKFDESHVDTDEVPKTNSFLSSVVGVNSVYNGLQWMVDRSPEGYMGLFPIFIDMKDIPEDDGSGTTRVSKMYYCKDRIMLFERYMDSLFSSIPRGAQPYVLFLYITVYFGGKRQESLLIVDLATWNVWLMKENFELNQGSLVLFGRELFVGYSEGKLGA, encoded by the coding sequence ATGACCTCTGGTTATACGTTTTTGGTCGAGGATGATGATCTTTTGCGGGTTCCACAGCCAATGGTGCTTGTTGTCGATCTGGACAACCGACGAGTGCTTCATATTGCAGAGACACGAGATGTCAAGTTTGATGAATCACATGTCGATACTGACGAGGTTCCCAAAACTAATTCGTTTCTATCGTCGGTCGTAGGAGTTAACTCGGTTTATAATGGACTCCAATGGATGGTAGACCGTTCTCCAGAAGGGTACATGGGGTTATTTCCCATTTTCATCGACATGAAAGATATTCCTGAGGACGATGGAAGTGGGACTACAAGAGTGAGCAAGATGTACTATTGTAAAGACCGGATCATGCTGTTCGAAAGGTACATGgactctctcttctctagTATCCCACGGGGGGCTCAACCATACGTACTGTTTCTCTATATTACCGTGTATTTTGGGGGAAAGAGACAAGAATCTTTATTAATTGTGGATCTGGCTACCTGGAATGTCTGGTTGATGAAAGAAAACTTTGAGTTGAACCAAGGCTCTCTGGTATTATTTGGACGAGAATTGTTTGTTGGATATTCAGAGGGAAAACTGGGAGCCTAG